One stretch of Pieris brassicae chromosome 8, ilPieBrab1.1, whole genome shotgun sequence DNA includes these proteins:
- the LOC123712992 gene encoding SWI/SNF-related matrix-associated actin-dependent regulator of chromatin subfamily A-like protein 1 isoform X4, with protein MACTKEEIERKRLAALQKIKNRTQSYQNKATPGTSTSQHSVYGPLKECSSNHSFHPYLKKENSVPVDTFVPVTKVVSGALSLVSEDRFEVNPSEFCSPLINIFNSIPSKNYDSKSKLWNFSTADYDELISKVAPLAPHIVLGPLPPYVLKILKDKSMNPNLVDLSPIEATLRNKLMPFQEEGVRFGISRRGRCMIADDMGLGKTFQALAIASFYKHNWPLLIVTTSSMRETWQSKIHELLPSVPMMNIVTLTTGKDAQLVADRQTEVVIVSYKITTMHTELLKNKKFGTIIIDESHYLKSHKAQCTIALVSIARQCSRAILLSGTPALSRPSELYTQLALIEPKLFSSYTEYGKRYCAGKQTNFGWDMSGQSNLAELQVILQKRFLIRRTKEQVLTTLEEKTRESILLDASLLEFTKEEQKGLSQMAEAFKKSKSSERHAALLSFFSESAKIKIPAICKYLRQLLKDFSGKFLVFAHHRNVIDAICSTLDEVGLHYICIVGSTPPSTRAMRCLVHNGRMFRPHPYRCRSCFVRGTTLESGDINSSGVACASYRPQRRRVRTVPVGAWHCR; from the exons ATGGCATGTActaaagaagaaatagaaaGAAAGCGTTTAGCcgctttacaaaaaataaaaaaccgaACCCAATCTTACCAAAACAAAGCTACTCCAGGGACTTCCACAAGCCAACACTCTGTTTATGGTCCCCTAAAAGAGTGTTCTAGTAATCACTCTTTCCATCCTTatctaaaaaaagaaaatagtgTACCAGTAGATACATTTGTACCAGTAACAAAAGTGGTCAGTGGAGCATTATCCTTAGTATCAGAGGATAGATTTGAAGTAAATCCCTCAGAATTTTGTTCTCCcctaatcaatatttttaattcaataccATCAAAAAACTAtg attctAAATCCAAGTTATGGAACTTTTCAACTGCCGATTATGATGAACTGATATCAAAAGTGGCTCCATTAGCCCCTCACATTGTTTTAGGTCCTCTTCCACCATATGTTTTAAAG atatTAAAGGATAAGTCTATGAACCCCAATTTAGTAGATTTATCACCTATAGAAGCAACTTTGAGGAATAAATTAATGCCTTTTCAAGAGGAAGGAGTAAG GTTTGGTATTTCCCGGCGCGGACGTTGTATGATTGCAGATGACATGGGATTGGGTAAAACATTTCAAGCGTTGGCTATAGCCagcttttataaacataactgGCCACTTTTGATTGTTACTACATCTTCTATGAG AGAAACATGGCAGAGTAAGATTCATGAGTTGTTACCATCAGTCCCTATGATGAATATAGTTACCTTAACTACGGGAAAGGATGCACAACTGGTTGCAGACAGACAG ACTGAAGTGGTCATcgtaagttataaaataacaacaatgCACACAGAACTATTAAAGAACAAAAAATTTGgaactattattatt GATGAGTCACACTATTTAAAGTCGCACAAAGCTCAGTGTACGATTGCTCTAGTGTCTATAGCACGGCAGTGTTCGCGAGCGATATTATTAAGTGGTACGCCTGCTTTAAGCCGCCCTTCGGAGTTATACACGCAATTGGCGCTTATCGAACCGAAGTTGTTTTCATCTTATACAGAGTATG GTAAAAGATATTGTGCGggcaaacaaacaaatttcgGGTGGGACATGTCGGGACAATCCAATTTAGCGGAACTGCAAGTGATTTTACAAAAACGATTCCTAATTCGAAGGACCAAGGAACAAGTGTTGACTACACTGGAGGAAAAAACTCG GGAATCTATTTTACTTGATGCGTCATTACTCGAGTTCACAAAAGAGGAGCAGAAAGGGCTAAGCCAGATGGCAGAGGCCTTTAAGAAAAGCAAGTCGTCCGAAAGACACGCTGCCCTACTATCGTTCTTCAGTGAATCTGCCAAAATCAAGATACCTGCAATATG TAAATATTTACGACAATTACTGAAGGATTTCTCTGGGAAATTCCTAGTTTTCGCTCACCATAGAAACGTGATTGATGCTATATGTTCGACGTTGGATGAAGTCGGGTtgcattatatatgtatagtcgGCTCCACTCCTCCTTCAACGAGGGCG ATGCGGTGTCTTGTCCATAACGGCCGCATGTTCCGGCCTCACCCTTACCGCTGCAGATCTTGTTTTGTTCGCGGAACTACATTGGAATCCGGGG ATATTAACTCAAGCGGAGTCGCGTGCGCATCGTATAGGCCGCAAAGGCGGCGTGTGCGCACGGTACCTGTTGGCGCATGGCACTGTCGATGA